The following is a genomic window from Neodiprion virginianus isolate iyNeoVirg1 chromosome 1, iyNeoVirg1.1, whole genome shotgun sequence.
ACAAAAGCAATGGACCTTCTCATATTGCGCGAAAGATCCGATTAAACTGGCACTTATTATCAACTTTGAGGACCAACTCTGAAGTCCACTTGCTTTGTTTCGCGTCAAATTATTAGGTTCAACAAATTCCTTAGCGTCAGGAAATTAATTGGATACTGCCGGCCTGTCTTCACTGAATTTTCGTTCGTTCTACGGTTTCAATCTGCTTCTGCTAAATCCGATTGAACGAACACAATAGGGCTAATTACTTTTAACCCTAAAAGTTCACGCGAAAAAGCATGGAAGAAACTTGACACAAGCGTGAGCACCAGCTGGAAATACACCAATTATCGAGTCCATTCCAGTTTACTAATTTGCTAATCACCTGGCTTGGTATAATTTACAGTTCTATCAAGATCCCTTCGATGCCTCAGGCGACCCAATTATTGAATTCCGGTACTAATTGGTCTGGTAGACCAATTAAACTGTCCCCATACATTTGACAGATAAATTCTCGTCCAAGGTTGTTTTTCGGGATTCTATAGTTCAGCCGTTGGTTTCATCATTCGTACACCCATATCGCGTATACATTCCGATGAGCTCAACCAAAGCAACTCCTCGCTGAATTTTAGGTTGAACCAGATAAGTTCGGCGGTTTTACCGATATAAAGAAATCCGCAGAAGCTCATCGCTATAGTCATCAATGTCACCGAGGGGAACATTGAGTGGCTATAATAGGTGAAGGGAAGGTGGCTGTGGATTTAGATTAATTGCGCGGTTGACCGTTGACCTATGTAGTTGACAAATAGGACACCCATAATGGTCTCAGGAAAGTCAAGGTCTAAGTTTTCAATCCACCCTTGTAGCCGTGACTACGGTGGTCTAGTCCGATAGTTACCAAGATCCGGTGGTTTCGTAATCCTGTACGGCAAGTTAGTTTGCACCAAGGACTGCAATTATCACGCATCGACGATCTAAATTGGTTAAATGATCGCTATTGTCGAGAACCACCGTTTTTCACGGAAGCCTTCTGCTTTAACAAGTCAATATGATACTTGGCGATGGTGAGTCGATTCTTTTCGCACGTGGCGGCTGGTAGCTCGACCATTGTTCCGATCACTAACACGTCTATAGTCGAAGCTCGAGAACGCGAAACGTCGAATGAAGTATTTGAAGCGTGAATCCGGTGAACTTTTACATTAAACTTTCTTTTATTCACATTCTTTGTCAaaggaatattttattataagtCGAAACGTTTTATTGACAAACAAATAGGACGACGTAGAGTCGAGAGGGGATACTTTCGGGATAATCGCGTGCTTGATAACCATGCACCTCGAATGGAATCATTTTTACCCAAAACTTCTCGGCCGCTTGTCGACAACCGTTGATGATGTTTGGTCAGAGCCTCCCTTGCTCTAGCATTCTCTCAAATTACCGAAAACTATCCGCTCTGGTCTCTGGTTATCAAATGTcgtcaagttgaaaaaattacgcaTTCGAGGCTTTGGGGATGTGATCACCCTCGACTATGTATCCATTTTCATCGGCGGTCCAGGTCTCCGTGATCTTTTCTCCGTTAGGGCTCTCGTAAGTTTGGGATCCGGATTGGATCAGGACGTGGTCTTTTCCGTCAGCAGTCGGCTTCAACGATCCCTCACGCGTTACGGAGATTCCATTTCCAGTTCGGTAGCTATAATATCGAGTAAAAAaacgttggaaaaattttagtagACATTCTCTTCACTCTGCACACATTTAACGTAAGAATTTCCACTTGGTCTCAATTGCACGCCAgatggaaaaatgaaatttgaaaaattcctcaTTCTCACGTCAATGCAAATTGTCCGAACTCGTCGCGGCTTTCGTCGAATTGGAGCACCGGAATTGGCGTGGATACAAATCCTTGGGGTGCGGCTACAGAAACGGCCACAAGGGCAGCGAGGACCAGAACCTGTGGATACAATGAACTtgagcgaatgaaaaaaatcaggatGCAAATCCGGTCGAAGAAGACCACCGATATTATACGTTGGCCTGCAGTTAATCCAACTTGATAATAGATCTGCCGTCGCACTGCACGAGAGTTGAATGCGTGCGAGTTGGAACGTAGTCGACGGATTATAAATTTTCCCGTGCAACCCGAAGAGCGAGGGTAAAGAGTAGTTTTGACTATTCGAAACTGTCATGGCTCGAAAATTGCTGATAACAATTCTTGTCACAAGTGTGAAACTGTACTCACAATTTTCATGTTGGGATAAAAGGTCGTTGCTAATGTCCGTATCGGCTCGAACTGTTAAAAACTCTTGTAAAACTTGAGTATTTATAACGAACAGAAAGAACCCTCGGGACAAATGTCGTACGTGCACTTCGGACGGATgaacacatatatatatatatatatatatatatatattacagcGATCAAAACATGTCGCGCGATGTGTTTTCCAATGCTGGCTTGgacgaaatttgaaatccgCTTGAATGTCGATAGCTGCGTATAATTTTAATGATTCGATAATTGCTCGGTTTCAGTGTGACTATCGTGGTAAGTATTCGATTATTATGTAAGTGAACGTTTGCAGTCGAAGTTTGATCGacaacgtataataatttaccaAGAATCAATTTGTCTCAAACTTCATGCTGGATTTCAGTCGGTCACGTTTTACTCCAAATCATAGCAGAGTTAGCCAGATGAAAGTCTTTTTCAAGACTCCTACTATAGACAACAACTCATTTTTGTTTAACTTCTTAGTTTGGATGAAATCTGTACGGAAAACACAAAAGGCACGTTACGGTGGCTAACTGAAATTCATGTGATCTTGTAATTATTCATCGATTTCATTGGGCATTGGATGCATGCAGCCGTAACCATTTTCTCATCATAAATTAtttgtcttttttattttttatccactgATGGTGATACACGAAAAGTATAGGTTGTTGTTAAAAGTGACTTTAACTAATTTCAAAGCAGGTTTTTAGAATAATGCCGGTCTGTCGGTCTCGAAAAACCCACGCAACGATCTTGTCAAGGTTTTGATggagaaattttaaatttacaggTCTTTACATACAAGTTGCATAAAAACTTGtaatttcggtttttttttaacatagGGTAccatcgaaaaaaatcaaaatttgaaaaattcaatgcaTGCTGATACAATTTAAACGGcgtttacaaaaaattgtatataaaataccatAAAACGAGtaacataatatattttatgaaaaaaggAGAGTATCAATGACACAATGTCTCCATTGTACATTAAGTGATTAAATCGATTtgtaaattcataaaaattacaacgaaaaatgaaatatttaatgcTTATGTTGTACGTTATAGTAATACAGCCTAATGTGAGAATGATGCTTACCGACATGTGAATTGTGtggaaagaaaattgtgaTATTTCGGTGTTAAGGACAGAACGATGCATTTCAAATGTGAAATAATCTAATCGAATtcattttaacaattttgcggGGACGAGAATTTCAAACGAGTAAAAGAGTTCGAATCACGCGTATTTGTTCGGATTCTCAATGTGCTTTGGTCGTTAAAATTTGTCTGGAACTGATTTCCATCTTCGAAATGAACGTCGCACCGCCCGTTAAAGCTACGTAGAAAACGATTTACAACTATCGACGCGACGGGAAATTTGAATTGGGAAAGTGTACGATCTGTCGCCCGAGGGAAATTTTCGCCCTGTGTAAACTGTGTTGACTGTGTTGTTAGTCTTGCAGTCTCAGGTAAAGTGAAAGGGGTTATTTGGTGGTAGTGGTTAAATGACTGTGAACGTTTAGAAATAACAATCGGAGTTTCATTGTCGTATAAATAGgaggaaattttcaatttgaccGACACATTACCCGCAGCCCGCCAAAGAACCCCATCGGTTCTGTTCAAGCCAAGCTAAGCTTTCATCATGAAAGTCGTGAGTATAACGTCATATTTGTgcgtagaaagaaaaatttgttgaatctAACCCAAAGTGGCTAAAGAAAATTCTTGTGATTTCGAACAAGCATCGTTTTATCCAAAGAGCGAAATTCTTattctgacaatttttttggtttaacGGATCACCACGTTTagttaaataataaatcaacACACATTTCCTTCGTCATATTTGGtaatattcaacaaattctttctccgtgctaacattCAGTACACTCTTTGTTTTCCTAAAAAATACCTACGAAACAAAACCCAAACGAAGAGCCAAGCTTCGGGCTGATTATTATCAGTAAGAGCATTCCGAGGTAGTTTTTAACGCTGTTTCGTTTTCTGGGTCTATAAATTAACCGTCCTTTTCTCTCGAGACAGGCAATCGTCCTCGCCGCGTTAGCCGCCGTCGCCGTGGCTCGTCCTCAGAATCAGCTCACCCCCGGAGTCATACCCATCCTGGACTACCAAGAGACCCATGACGAGTTCGGGCAGTTCGCTCTGAGCTACGTTACCGGCGATGGAACCCAAGTATCCGAACAGGGTGCTCTGGTCCCCAACTCCAAGGAAGACGGATTCGTCCTCGTAAAGAAGGGATCCTTCAAGTACTACGCTCCCGACGGACAGTTAATCGAGGAAACGTGGACCGCCGACGGCAACGGCTTCCACGCCGAGGGCAGTCACTTGCCGGTGGCACCTGACCCCAACGCGGCCTCGTAGATGATTGTTAAGTTAAATAAACGTGGAGTTGACGTAGATATAGacggttgaataaaaatgttttaaaaaagtatccaacgaaattttttttattatcgacAAATGAAaccattttaataaattacgatttttacaGTAACGAACAACTGTATTGTCTTGTTGTtattgaaagaattttgaaacgaaCTTAACCGATACCTCTTGCTGTTTTCAGCTTTTGTTGaagatttcattttcatttatttatttattttttttctcgtcaccgttgtaaaaattacgtcgCTTCGCGCGAACAGCTTCGCGGAATCGATGCCTGAGTAGGAGATCGATTGGCTCGTTAATCGTAACGTGGATTGTGACAGAAATTTCGACCGCGTCATAGAACCTGGATATTCGTGTCCTCTGTTCGTTATGACCTAAGGCAGTTCGCTGCATAACGACATCGAGCTATCAGCTATTTTCGAACCGGATGAATAGGTGAGTATTACCGAACGGAGACGATTAAGTTGATAATTCGTGGTACGTCACAATAGGCTTATGAAAGTTGTTTGAACTTTGATTCCCATCTTTTCCACCGGCTGGTTGACCCGAGAATCCGTACgattaaaaacaatatatatTAAACCAAGGATGATCGGTGTATAATTAAGGGTAAAGGTCTTGCGATTTCACGTGCACACGtgcataattattatattggTAGTGTTCCGTCAGCCCCTGCacattcttttctttcatgtgtgtaaatatacatatacatatatttatatatatatatatataataattatatacatatattcgaTATCAGGGTCAGtgttggtgaaaattttaaacggtTTCAATTCCCATTATACGCGATTTCGAAAGGGGTTCGTGGTCGattcataaatttgaaattttgaggCTGATCTTGCGACTGATCGGAGCGTGTAATGTAGTAAGAAAGTGAATTAGCACGGCTTCGGATAGTGGTGTCAATTTGGCGTATAATTCATGTCCTCAGAATTAGGCAAACAGCCCGAACGTACAGAGTTGATCAATGTATAATAGATAAGGTTATTAAAACGTGGCGATATGTTATTATCGCGTTATTACCAAGAGCCATTTGCGCCGATATGCTGATTTCAAAAGACCACAACGCTGCACCCACTCCGCGACTTTATACCTTCTGCCGCAGAGTTCCATACACATGTCGTATTTTCAACACGCTTCATATTACAGCCGCGCATCGCCGAGGCAAAATCAGGATGACGACCATTCCGGGACTTGCCTGAGGCAGCATGGTCCATATCACGTTAAACTTAAGTTCGTTCGAGCAGTCGCCTCAGTTGTAACATTGCGCAACTTGAACGCGAAGATGCTCCGTCTCTCCACGTACATGTATACGATACATATGTGTAGGTAAACgcatgtgtatacgtatattacacCTTGTATCGCCAAGTGAAGTGTTTTTAAGGTCACCGTCAACGTTACTTTTGGTTGCAAACACTCGCGATGCTGTCTACCGTGAGAATTTCATCTCGGATACCGTCTGAAACTTTAAAGCCTGTTTGGACGGTGTCTGACGTATGTAACTTAATTGTTTAATCGAAACAGAAGTCGTTGAATgggagtgaattttttttttttttacattttcatagATTCACACCGTACGCAAATGTGAGTTGTCTGCGTCTGTTTCAGGAACTATTGGAAAAGAATGGACgatttcattcgttattcGTCGAATTTTCTCGGGGAGAATCGTTTAATGCTCGAGAAAAATTTAGACGGAACATCAGTCTCGACGTCTTTATatagaaaaagtaataattcaaGATGAGAAACGAAAGATCATTGCGATCCATTTCCGAAGCTCGTGACGCTTCAATGCTTCCGGCGAGCACTTTGTCGACGCAGATGGATAGTCCACTGAAGCTCGAGTAGTGTGTGTGTTTTATTTCGAAAGCCGTGAGACAGAATTGAGGCAAAAATCTTGACGGGgaataaaaaggaaagaaatggCAGTTAATATTGGATTATCCCTAAACGACGCGCTTTCTATGCTAATGGAGTTGTGATTATAATTCGATTTATGAATTGCCCGTCTTCCAATAAGTACTCGGAGATTCGGATTTCGTACCGTAAGAATGAGTCGATCTCTTCCAGAGCTACGTTGAAGCGAAagtcttgaatattttttgtcgacaaattaaatttcctttttggcattccaaaaatataatacaacgAGATACCGTTTGAGATTGGAATACATATTAAATTCTAGCAATTATCATTGAAACAGGACTAAAAATGTACAAGTTTTTGTGAATTATAGGTAAAAGTTAAGTTAATCTTGgcaatttataataatataatattcgCAAGAAAAGGCCGTGGTACGAAAATTTACATTTACTAAACTACGCGATGTGACAGACGAGTAGTTATTGTGATGTAAAATTAAACTTCTACGCGATAAATTTACGTCGACTAATATGAAGAATTGtggatttttttatacgtataataattatttttagaacCGAAGGTTATTCGAGGTGGCAATCCTTCCAGTCTTCCACGTGTCAATTGAATGGGAATAGAATGGGTTGAGCGAATAATCTCTTGGATGTTTTCGCCAGTTCGAAAGATAGACATTTACGGATTCCAGAAACGTCCTTACATCgattcaatattttcgattGACCGCACCGTCGCCTTCTCACTTCGGCCCTGCTCTCGACCTGAATATCGATGTATCGAACTTCATGGGTAACATTTTGCACAGTAATTTTGCGAGACATGTACAGAGGTCGTGAACCAATTAAACACAGGAGCACCAGGGACCGGAATATGAATCAGTTGTTCGTATTAATTAGCAGATGATCGAATCGGCCTTGCTTAACGCGAATTATCACATCAAGACACGCTGTTCGCTCGAATTTAATTACAATAGAACGTCTGGTGCAGAgagtgaaattcaattcccCGAGTTGTGTAGCCCAACTACGGCAGATTACGTACGATTACATTCAAAATAATACTTATACGCAAGAATTGTCGTCGAAAAGTCTTCGCTACGCGGACCACGTAGGTATATTTTTAAGACGTTTTGCCGATGGCCAATTGAGACTAGCAATGTTCCTTTTCGGACTTGTTCAATATTCTTCTGCACTTATTGCATTGCTCCGTAATCGGGcatacgaataaaaataaatcgcaTGTACGCGAAGGGTGGCATGGCAAAACGGTGCAAGAgccaaaaatattgaaaatacgtttcaatttcgaaaaattaaagaaaaaatccaTACGCACGTCCTTGCAAAACGACGTGACTGCCAAAAATTAATtcgtgaatttataaatatagTTGGCACTGCAAAACGGTGCGAGTGCTATCGCAATGATTTTTGAGTGGAGCAAAAAGCTCTCCTAAAATTTGATTGATTCATTTGAAAGGAAAACCAAAAAGCACTCCTCAGAGTTTACGAAGCTCTTCCAAATGATCCAAACCCTATAACGATGGCATTTACACCGTTTTGCCGTGGCACCCTTCGTGTAtagaattttgtacaaaagCCGAGGTGCGGAATGCCTGGAGGGTTCGAATCGTTGCATCTTCGATCACCTTTCGCCATTAATTCCACTGTCCGTCAAATCAATCAACAAGAAACGTCGACTGAAAGGTGACGACATGTAAAATTGCAGCTGCACGAGGCGTTATTATAaagtaataaatatgaaatgtCACCTGCGTGCATATGAAATGTCTATTTTCTCCAGCGTTTCTGCAAATTTCTATTATCCCGCTGCTGATTATCGTTCAGTTTCTAGCTTACGCGAAAGCAGTGATCCTCCCACGTATCCGAAAATATAACAACGCCCACACTTTCGGTTTCTGATATAAGAAGATGTTCCAGCCGAAGGCTctacgaagaaaagaaaaattattggaaaaaggGTGAAATATTACCGGAAAAAAGGACAAGAAGAAGTTGAAGCGAGCGGCGTGGAACTGCTTTTACAGTTTCTTTTACGCCACTggaagaaattgtttttctacCCCCATCTTTACTTGGTTATGAAAATGTTCAGTGAAATTTACCCGTCCGAAGGTTTCATCGAGGGTTTTTGGCGGGAGGCTGATAGCAGATGGTCTCGTTTAAGCAGATCACGTACGATTCTCATTGCGCAACAAAATGGTAGCGAATCATGTCGAGGTGAATCCGTTCATCGCTATTTGTCGGTGTAAAGAAACGACCGCAATTACCTTCGCGGAAAAAGCGATTAATCATTCATGCGAAAAGTCGTCTCGATTTCAAAGCCGTTTCTGCACTTCCAGTTgtgctttttttcttctttttttttcccacgaGCTCGAATGCAATGACATCGATTGAAATTCGATTGGCAATATAAAAGTCCGGCATGTACGacgaaaagatatatatatattatatatattatacatatatatatgtatatatgtggcgtaatttttttccgtccCACTATATTTTTGCCTAGCGAAAAggtaaaggaaaaaaaagtttgcctGTCGGCATTACAAACGTGACAACACTTGGCGAATGTAAGGATTCTCATTTAGCGATCGCGCATTTTCCCTTGAATGAAGGAAAAATACGCACAATGCAAATGCTTGTACGTACCTATacatgtttcgaaaatttattcgacGCCGACAATAGCTGGTGGCGTCTGTGCGGTTCGCATCACCTTTAGCATTAGTTTTACCATCCGTCGAATTCATTCCGTGACATGAGGCGTTGCGAAATTCATATTGAAGAGATACGTACTTGAGAAATCGCTTCGgttgaatattataataatcttTTAACATTCTGCTTTCTTTTCCACTTGAAACGTGTGCGCCATCGACATTTGCAAACGCGCTGAAGACTTTTACGAGTAGCGAAGCACGATTGAAaggtgaggaaaaaatatgcagGTAGCTTTGTACCTGATAATATGCAGAAAATCAAGAggtcgatgaaaatttcttttacaaattttcccCCTTCTTTCCCAGATTTTCAGAATGCACTCAGCTATGCAGAATTCGACTTTCGGTACAATCGTAACAATTGGTGCTAAATCAGGGCACAGCAGACAAATTCCGGCGATTCAAGCAGACCGAACAAATTTCGGAGTCCGTCAGGTGCTTCTGAGTGAAAAAGGCCCATCCGGTTCGAAGTGTAATTAAGGATCAAAGTCCCGTTCCGCAAGAGAATATTTCACGGGGTGCGTATCAGTTGACCAGCGAGTCAGGGCGATTggggtaaaaatttatcgcaatACCACTAATTGCGTTAACTTTCGCACGATCTGCGGCTCCGAGGACGGACGAGCTTGCGGTGATCCCGTCTGACCCGGGAGAATTTGATATTTAAGAGACGTCTGGCGGAGGCGAGCGAGTCGGCAATCGGCCGCTAAACCGTGTCAACGAAGAAGAAGGTGTGCCTTCGAAGCGTTCGGCCGGATCCGACATTGCGTCGGGTCGTTGCAGTGGAATATTCCGCAAGCGGCGAGCTGCAGCGTGCTGTGAGAAAAGAAAGCGAATTTTGTTCGCCGCTGCGATTACAGGGTTATAAATCACGAGGGCCACGAGATAAATGTATCACCAAATCTTCCAGGCAAACACTCGCCGTCGGATCGAATAATTCTTTGGTCACCCGATACACTCGGTCGGATCAGACGCGAGGCTGTTGGCTACTTTGtttttatacctatgtatatttatttgcaGCATGAAACGAGGATTGGGAGACTTTTGTACATGCTCGTCGATCCTTCTAGTGGTAAGATGATCGAATTTATTTCCGCGCTTTGCGTTCGAAGCTCATGTTAGATTCAAGAAGGGAGAACTTAAAGGAGCACCGTTTTCTCAGGGTTTAGCGAGTATTTAATTcatcgaaaaaacaaagtagAGAGACAAGAGAAACAGCCTAAGAATACTccgaattatttataatatgtatatcaCGGATCAAAGGTTTGttcattatttattgtacCGCAGGTGATGTCGCGGACAGGATTTAGCAGGGAATTTCGATGCGGGTCCTCTTTTCacgggataaaaaaaaaaatttctcaaatcaGGCGGGATTTTAAATTCCGAGATTGTTATTGCCTCGCAGACCTCTCGATCGggagggaaaattttcaaggtaTTCTTTACGGTCACGCGTatgctcaatttttcaaactcaaaCTCGATCAAGCCCGCGATCAGAAGCTCGTTTCGATTATCGTTCCAAAGAGGACTCGGAAAAATACGCAAAAGCTTCAACCGGCACTGGCAATGAACAACTGAAATGCTTGGATGTATgattacttgaattttatcCTCAGACAAAATCCATTTTACCGGGTCGGGGTAAGCTCGAAAAAGTTCAACAATTGCCACGTCGCGTCGTCACGCAAGGTAGAAAACAGCTTCATTAAGTACTAATTTTTAATCTCCCTAACACGACTCCGCAATCTCTGGCAGAGTGGTTGTCGGACCGAGTTATCACCGGACACTCTAATAGCACGGACGGCGAAACGACTCCTCGAAAACTTTTGCTCAAGCTTTTCATTTGCCGCAGGACTGCATCTGC
Proteins encoded in this region:
- the LOC124310284 gene encoding endocuticle structural glycoprotein SgAbd-8-like, which encodes MKFAIVLAALAAVAVARPQNQLTPGVIPILDYQETHDEFGQFALSYVTGDGTQVSEQGALVPNSKEDGFVLVKKGSFKYYAPDGQLIEETWTADGNGFHAEGSHLPVAPDPNAAS
- the LOC124308555 gene encoding endocuticle structural glycoprotein SgAbd-2-like; translation: MKIVLVLAALVAVSVAAPQGFVSTPIPVLQFDESRDEFGQFALTYRTGNGISVTREGSLKPTADGKDHVLIQSGSQTYESPNGEKITETWTADENGYIVEGDHIPKASNA